A DNA window from Daucus carota subsp. sativus chromosome 3, DH1 v3.0, whole genome shotgun sequence contains the following coding sequences:
- the LOC135151381 gene encoding G-type lectin S-receptor-like serine/threonine-protein kinase At4g27290, producing MDSNTVSLKKKPILQYVLKLMERTSTTSASVTLIFCIFVFSLSLNSIATEDIIRPNQSVRDGNTIVSAGGQFELGFIGLGNSTNRYVGIWYKKIPLKTIVWIANRETPLNTTSGLLKLNTNGILVILDSFDNVVWSSNSSTPVNSPVAQLLDSGNLVIRDVKDSDPANYLWQSFDIPGNTFLPGCKLGWNLETGLERYLSSWKTDDDPSPGEYTNRIDPNGFPQLLTRKGSAIHSRAGPWNGVRFSAAPNFKSNPIYEFYFVSNDKELYYYYKLLDNSVSTRIVLSPSGSVQRWVWIEKSQIWRLYLSGPIDDCDRYKLCGPYGSCNINRSPKCECLDGFEPKSQKEWDVADWSSGCARKVELTCADGEGFVKQSGLILPDTQSSWFDRNMSLDECKRLCLKNCSCTAYANTDIRGSGSGCLLWLDKLIDIREQGENGQDLYIRMAASELAKKGRSKIRFMIIPILLTVTTMLGACLWVIRKKKKHPDVKIARIKRLLYLDDDGDFGNGDKDAELPLFDFSTLASATNGFSTDSKLGEGGFGAVYKTCCRRALDVVVGELFVWSLFSFFSSV from the exons ATGGACTCCAACACTGTTAGTTTAAAGAAGAAACCAATCCTTCAATACGTCCTCAAGTTAATGGAACGCACCAGTACAACAAGTGCTTCTGTCACTTTGATATTCTGCATTTTTGTGTTCTCTCTTTCACTCAACTCTATAGCAACGGAAGATATTATAAGGCCCAACCAATCTGTTAGAGATGGAAACACAATAGTTTCAGCCGGTGGTCAATTCGAGCTCGGCTTCATTGGTCTTGGCAACTCCACAAATCGATACGTGGGTATATGGTACAAGAAGATACCCCTCAAGACAATTGTATGGATTGCCAACAGAGAAACTCCTCTCAATACTACATCTGGTCTCTTGAAACTCAACACCAATGGAATCCTTGTCATTCTTGATAGTTTTGATAACGTAGTTTGGTCATCAAACTCGTCCACGCCTGTCAATAGTCCTGTCGCGCAGCTGTTGGATTCTGGGAATCTTGTTATTAGAGATGTAAAGGACAGTGACCCTGCAAATTATCTGTGGCAAAGTTTTGATATACCTGGAAATACATTTCTACCAGGTTGTAAACTCGGGTGGAATTTGGAAACTGGGCTTGAAAGGTATCTCAGTTCTTGGAAAACTGATGATGATCCATCTCCAGGTGAATATACTAATCGTATTGATCCCAATGGATTTCCTCAGTTATTGACGAGGAAAGGCTCTGCTATACATTCTCGAGCTGGGCCTTGGAATGGTGTTCGTTTTTCTGCTGCACCCAACTTCAAGTCTAACCCAATTTATGAGTTTTATTTCGTCTCCAATGATAAGGAGTTGTATTATTATTACAAACTTCTTGATAATTCAGTTTCTACAAGGATAGTATTGAGTCCATCTGGTTCTGTTCAAAGATGGGTATGGattgaaaaatcacaaatttgGCGACTTTATCTTAGTGGTCCGATAGATGATTGTGATCGTTATAAGTTATGTGGACCTTATGGTAGTTGTAACATTAACAGATCTCCTAAGTGTGAGTGCTTAGACGGATTTGAgccaaaaagtcaaaaagaATGGGATGTTGCAGATTGGTCTAGTGGTTGTGCAAGGAAAGTTGAATTGACTTGTGCGGATGGAGAGGGATTCGTGAAGCAGTCAGGGTTGATACTACCAGATACTCAGAGTTCCTGGTTTGACAGGAACATGAGTCTTGACGAGTGTAAGAGGCTGTGCTTGAAGAATTGCTCGTGTACAGCTTATGCAAATACAGATATCAGAGGCAGTGGAAGCGGATGCTTGTTATGGCTTGATAAGCTTATTGATATTAGAGAGCAGGGAGAAAATGGTCAAGATCTTTACATAAGAATGGCTGCATCTGAATTAG CTAAAAAAGGGAGGTCTAAAATAAGATTCATGATCATCCCTATTCTGCTTACTGTAACAACGATGCTTGGAGCTTGTCTGTGGGTAAtcaggaagaaaaagaaacatcCAGAtg TGAAAATTGCAAGGATAAAAAGGCTGTTGTATCTTGATGACGATGGCGACTTTGGGAATGGTGACAAGGATGCTGAGTTGCCATTGTTTGACTTCTCAACCTTAGCTAGTGCAACCAATGGCTTCTCTACAGACTCTAAGCTCGGAGAAGGTGGCTTCGGGGCTGTTTATAAG ACGTGTTGTAGGAGAGCACTTGATGTTGTTGTAGGAGAGCTTTTTGTCTGGTctcttttcagttttttttcatCAGTTTAG
- the LOC108214194 gene encoding uncharacterized protein LOC108214194 translates to MNHSTSFLFSTILILSISTSSATVDFLKINQTIRDGDTIVSANGEFELGFFSPGSSTKRYVGIWFNKVSHGTVVWVANRDAPLNNTSGILRIDHKAISLYASAATNTIIWSSNSSRFVKNPVAQLLDSGNLVFRDEKEVGVESFVWQSFDYFGDTMLPGMRLGKDLVTGLEWYLSSSKSVDDPSRGSFVHRMNTHGYPQLMLWKGSEVYARSGPWVGDRFSGSPVPRINNLFLNEFFVGQKEIYYALHLLNESAATRFILTPNGNLQFLLWNDQIKEWTTYLTLLASDCDQYGRCGPYGSCDISSSPRCECLTGFQPKIPERWEAADWTDGCVRISPLDCGHGDGFVKYSGVKLPDTRQSWYNFSMNLEECRSMCLKNCTCTAYSNMNVVNGGSGCLLWFEGLMDFKGSTGDGQHIYVRMAASELGKSKSSRVNRILFISIPVATLVSALIILYLYKKRKLNREGRLDSNDEENMDLPSFEFKTIADATSDFCLRNKIGEGGFGPVYKGVLENGQQIAVKRLSENSRQGIDEFKNEVSLIAKLQHRNLVSLLGYCIEEGERILIYEYMSNKSLDSYIFDKELSRLVDWPKDYNIINGVARGLLYLHQDSKLRIIHRDLKAGNILLDEEMNPKISDFGMARSFGGSQTEANTTRVVGTYGYMPPEYVMDGIFSTKSDVYSFGVLVLEIVSGKKNRCFEHPDHNLNLLGHIWKCFDEEKLGEMIDGSILESSSEYEVFRVIQIGLLCVQEYPDDRPDMSSVVLMLNSKIALPKPHKPGFFLERRRNENNHSECPQMLSLSSDFCITTVRPRYSKKFSHQKKYLKLINDFKMVNAAFFVFSFIFLLYNSAAAVDVLSINEALKDGDTIVSANGEFQLGFFSPGSSANRYVGIWFNKISNGTVVWVANRNVPLNDTSGILRIDNKAISLFADAVTNTIVWSSNSSRFVKNPVAQLLDTGNLVFRDDKDEGFVWQSFDYMGDTMLPGMKLGKNLVTGLEWYLSSWKSVDDPSPGSFVHRMNTHGYPQLMLWKGSKLKARSGPWVGNRFSGSPIPKSNTIYLNEFFLEQKEIYYAARVFNTSTRTRFILTMNGNLQRLIWNGQNQEWTTYLTLLANDCDQYGVCGPYGTCDISSSPRCSCLKGFNPKLPEKWEAADWTNGCARITPLDCAKGDGFIKHSEVKLPDTQHSWYNLSMNLHECKSMCLKNCTCTAYSNINIERGGSGCLLWFEELMDIKGSTEDGQDIYVRMSASELDEGKGSKTKQMLFISILAVIAAISALIVLFLFQKKRLDKESSLLNREGRLNSIEEQDLEVPFFEFKTIAKATGNFCHSNKIGEGGFGPVYKGLLEEGQEIAVKRLSENSRQGIDEFRNEVSLIAKLQHRNLVSLLGYCIKEEERILIYEFMPNKSLDSYIFGKEISGLMDWPKRYNIINGVARGLLYLHQDSKLRIIHRDLKASNVLLDRDMNPKISDFGMARSFGGNQTEANTTRVVGTFGYMPPEYVIDGVFSTKSDVYSFGVLVLEIVSGKRNRCFEHPDHNLNLLGHAWRCFNGEQLKELIDSAILESGNQCEMFRVIQIGLLCVQEYPEYRPDMSSVVLMLNSKIALAEPQKPGFFAERKRNGKDGSQSTSMLSSSSDFSITTLGPR, encoded by the exons ATGAATCACTCCACCTCTTTTTTGTTTTCCACAATTTTGATACTCTCTATCTCCACCAGCTCCGCCACCGTcgatttcttgaaaataaatCAGACAATCAGAGATGGAGACACTATTGTATCAGCGAATGGTGAATTTGAACTTGGATTCTTCAGTCCCGGATCTAGTACCAAACGATATGTGGGTATATGGTTCAACAAGGTATCACATGGGACTGTAGTATGGGTGGCTAATAGAGATGCACCGCTCAATAACACTTCTGGCATACTAAGGATTGATCATAAGGCCATTTCACTATATGCCAGTGCTGCTACAAATACGATTATCTGGTCTTCGAATTCTTCAAGATTTGTCAAAAATCCAGTGGCTCAACTGTTGGATTCCGGGAACCTTGTTTTCAGGGACGAAAAAGAGGTTGGGGTAGAGAGTTTTGTGTGGCAGAGTTTCGACTATTTTGGAGATACCATGTTGCCTGGAATGAGATTAGGAAAGGATTTGGTAACTGGCCTAGAATGGTATCTTTCGTCGTCCAAAAGTGTGGATGATCCATCTCGTGGAAGTTTTGTGCATCGAATGAATACTCATGGATACCCTCAGCTTATGCTGTGGAAAGGTTCAGAAGTGTATGCAAGGAGTGGACCATGGGTTGGTGATCGATTTAGTGGTAGTCCAGTACCAAGAATTAACAATCTTTTCTTGAATGAGTTTTTCGTTGGCCAGAAAGAGATTTATTACGCATTGCATCTTTTAAATGAAAGCGCTGCTACAAGGTTTATCTTGACTCCCAATGGTAATTTACAGTTTCTATTATGGAATGATCAGATTAAAGAATGGACAACTTATTTGACTTTGCTAGCGAGTGACTGTGATCAGTATGGACGTTGTGGTCCATATGGTAGTTGTGACATTAGCAGCTCTCCAAGATGCGAATGTTTGACAGGATTCCAGCCAAAAATTCCTGAAAGATGGGAAGCAGCCGATTGGACAGATGGATGTGTTCGCATATCTCCATTGGACTGTGGGCATGGAGACGGTTTTGTCAAGTATTCAGGAGTTAAATTGCCAGACACACGACAGTCGTGGTACAATTTCAGCATGAATCTTGAGGAATGCAGAAGTATGTGCTTGAAGAATTGCACTTGTACAGCTTATTCAAATATGAATGTTGTAAATGGTGGAAGTGGATGCTTGTTATGGTTCGAGGGTTTGATGGATTTCAAGGGCTCCACAGGAGACGGACAACATATTTATGTGAGAATGGCTGCCTCTGAGTTAG GTAAAAGCAAGAGTTCCAGAGTAAATCGGATTCTATTCATTTCAATTCCTGTAGCAACGCTAGTATCAGCCTTGATCATCCTGTATTTGTATAAAAAGAGAAAGCTGAATAGAGAAG GACGGTTAGATTCAAATGATGAGGAAAATATGGATTTACCATCTTTTGAGTTCAAAACAATTGCTGATGCCACTAGTGACTTCTGCCTCAGAAACAAGATTGGAGAGGGCGGATTTGGACCTGTTTACAAG GGAGTGCTAGAGAACGGACAACAAATTGCAGTGAAAAGGCTGTCAGAGAATTCAAGACAAGGAATTGATGAATTCAAAAATGAAGTTTCACTGATTGCTAAACTTCAGCACCGGAATCTTGTCTCGCTTCTTGGCTATTGCATCGAGGAAGGGGAAAGAATTTTGATTTATGAGTACATGTCCAACAAAAGTCTGGATTCCTATATTTTTG ATAAAGAACTAAGCAGGTTGGTGGATTGGCCCAAAGACTACAATATTATAAATGGAGTTGCCAGGGGACTATTGTATCTTCATCAAGACTCCAAACTAAGAATCATTCACAGAGATCTGAAAGCCGGAAATATTTTACTTGATGAGGAGATGAATCCAAAAATTTCGGACTTTGGCATGGCAAGAAGTTTTGGAGGAAGCCAAACTGAAGCGAATACAACAAGGGTGGTTGGCACATA TGGTTACATGCCCCCTGAGTATGTGATGGATGGTATATTCTCAACGAAATCCGATGTATATAGTTTTGGTGTCTTGGTACTGGAAATAGTAAGCGGCAAGAAAAACAGATGTTTTGAACATCCAGATCACAATCTCAACCTTCTGGGACAT ATATGGAAATGTTTTGATGAAGAGAAGCTTGGGGAAATGATTGACGGGTCAATCTTGGAGTCAAGCAGTGAATATGAAGTGTTTCGAGTTATTCAGATCGGATTACTTTGCGTACAAGAGTATCCAGACGACAGACCAGACATGTCATCTGTGGTTCTGATGTTGAATAGTAAAATTGCACTGCCTAAACCCCATAAACCTGGATTTTTCTTAGAGAGAAGACGGAATGAAAACAACCATTCAGAATGCCCGCAGATGTTATCTTTATCAAGTGATTTTTGTATCACAACAGTAAGACCACGATA ttcaaaaaaatttagtcatCAGAAAAAATACCTTAAACTAATCAAtgactttaa GATGGTTAACGCCGCcttttttgtattttctttcatttttttactcTATAACTCTGCTGCTGCTGTAGATGTGTTGAGTATAAATGAGGCATTAAAAGATGGGGACACTATTGTATCAGCAAACGGCGAATTCCAATTGGGATTTTTCAGCCCGGGAAGTAGTGCAAATCGGTATGTGGGTATATGGTTCAACAAAATATCGAATGGGACAGTTGTATGGGTGGCTAATAGAAATGTACCGCTTAATGACACTTCTGGGATACTAAGGATTGATAATAAGGCCATTTCTCTTTTTGCTGATGCCGTTACAAATACAATTGTTTGGTCCTCAAATTCTTCAAGATTTGTGAAAAATCCAGTTGCTCAGCTGTTGGATACTGGGAATCTTGTTTTTAGGGATGACAAAGATGAAGGTTTTGTATGGCAGAGTTTTGATTATATGGGAGATACAATGTTGCCTGGCATGAAACTGGGGAAGAATCTGGTGACTGGTCTTGAATGGTATCTCTCGTCATGGAAAAGTGTCGATGATCCGTCTCCGGGAAGTTTTGTTCATCGAATGAATACTCATGGCTATCCACAGCTTATGTTGTGGAAAGGATCAAAACTAAAAGCTAGAAGTGGACCATGGGTTGGTAATCGGTTTAGTGGTAGTCCAATACCGAAATCAAACACAATCTACTTGAATGAGTTTTTCCTTGAGCAGAAGGAGATCTATTATGCAGCACGCGTTTTCAATACAAGTACCAGGACAAGGTTTATACTGACTATGAATGGCAATTTACAGCGTCTAATATGGAATGGTCAGAATCAAGAATGGACGACTTATTTGACATTGCTAGCAAATGACTGTGATCAATATGGAGTTTGTGGTCCATATGGTACCTGTGACATTAGCAGCTCTCCTAGATGTTCATGTTTGAAAGGATTCAATCCAAAATTGCCAGAAAAATGGGAAGCAGCCGATTGGACAAACGGGTGTGCTCGTATAACCCCATTAGATTGTGCAAAAGGAGATGGTTTTATCAAGCACTCAGAAGTTAAATTACCTGACACACAACACTCATGGTACAACTTGAGCATGAATCTCCACGAATGCAAAAGTATGTGCTTAAAGAATTGTACTTGTACAGcttattcaaatataaatatcgaAAGAGGTGGAAGTGGATGCTTGTTATGGTTTGAGGAATTGATGGATATTAAGGGGTCTACAGAAGATGGGCAAGATATATACGTGAGAATGTCAGCCTCTGAACTGG ATGAGGGAAAGGGATCCAAAACGAAGCAAATGCTATTCATATCAATTCTTGCAGTAATTGCTGCAATATCAGCCTTGATTGTCTTGTTTTTGTTTCAGAAGAAAAGGCTTGATAAAGAAAGCTCGCTCTTGAATAGAGAAG GAAGGTTAAATTCGATTGAAGAGCAAGATCTGGAGGTACCATTTTTCGAGTTCAAAACAATTGCTAAAGCCACTGGCAACTTCTGCCACAGTAACAAGATTGGAGAGGGCGGCTTTGGACCTGTTTACAAG GGATTGCTAGAGGAAGGGCAAGAAATAGCTGTGAAAAGGCTGTCAGAGAATTCAAGACAGGGAATAGATGAATTCAGAAATGAAGTTTCATTAATTGCTAAACTTCAGCATAGGAATCTTGTCTCGCTTCTTGGTTATTGCattaaagaagaagaaaggataTTAATCTACGAGTTCATGCCCAACAAAAGTCTAGATTCCTATATATTCG GTAAAGAAATAAGCGGGTTGATGGATTGGCCAAAACGATACAATATAATAAATGGAGTTGCTCGGGGACTTCTGTATCTTCATCAAGACTCCAAGCTAAGAATCATTCACAGAGATCTTAAAGCTAGCAATGTTCTACTTGACCGTGACATGAATCCCAAAATTTCAGACTTTGGTATGGCAAGAAGCTTTGGAGGAAACCAAACTGAGGCGAATACAACAAGGGTTGTTGGGACATT CGGTTACATGCCCCCGGAGTATGTGATTGATGGTGTATTCTCTACAAAATCCGATGTTTATAGTTTTGGTGTGTTAGTGCTGGAAATAGTAAGCGGGAAAAGAAACAGATGTTTCGAACATCCAGATCACAATCTCAACCTTCTGGGACAT GCATGGAGATGTTTTAATGGAGAGCAACTTAAGGAATTGATTGACAGCGCAATCTTGGAGTCC